From the Danio aesculapii chromosome 9, fDanAes4.1, whole genome shotgun sequence genome, one window contains:
- the fundc1 gene encoding FUN14 domain-containing protein 1: MADRGEDAESEDELYEVVNITDYARRHQWWSRVFGNSTGPIAEKYSVASQIMMGGVSGWCAGYLFQRVGKLVATAVGGGFLLLQIANHSGYVQVDWRKVEKDVNKAKKHLKKNAKKAAPELNSFIEDSTEFVKRNIVISGGFVGGFLLGLAS, encoded by the exons ATGGCGGATCGCGGCGAAG ATGCAGAGAGTGAAGATGAATTGTATGAAGTGGTCAACATCACAGATTATGCCAGGAGGCATCAATGGTGGAGTCGAGTATTTGGGAACAGCACAGGTCCCATTGCAGAAAAATACTCTGTGGCTTCACAGATCATGATGGGTGGAGTGTCAGGATG GTGTGCTGGATATCTCTTTCAGAGAGTTGGAAAGCTTGTGGCTACAGCTGTTGGAGGGGGATTTCTTTTGTTACAA ATTGCCAATCATAGTGGCTATGTGCAGGTGGACTGGAGGAAAGTGGAAAAGGATGTCAATAAGGCTAAAAAGCATTTGAAGAAAAATGCCAAAAAAGCTGCTCCTGAGCTCAATTCCTTTATAGAAGAT TCTACAGAGTTTGTGAAGAGGAATATTGTTATCTCGGGAGGATTTGTTGGAGGATTTCTACTGGGCCTGGCATCCTAA